The genomic segment CGAAGACACCCTGATCTTCGTCGCCATCGGTGGCAACGGCTGGCAGATGCTCGGCATCCGGGTCCTGCTGGCGGTCGGATTTACCGGGGTGCTGGCACACTACTGGCGAAAAACCTCGCGGCGCGAAGATATCAACCACCCGACCCCGGACAGTTGAACCTTCTGCGCTGTTCCGGGTAGAGAGAGGACTGCGTGGGCGTGAGGTCAAGATTCCAGGATGGCAACTTTAGGCTATATTGGCAACTTGCGAGCCTGCCCCTACTGTCTTTCCATCTTTCTTGGTACTTGAAAAATTCGCTTGATTGGGACAGACTCTATGCAGGATGTCCCCCCGGATGACCACGAATTCATTTTTTCAGGAGATGCACTCATGAAAACAGAAGACTTGTTGCGAGAAATTGAGTCCCTCCCCGTGGAGGAGCGGGCGCGGGTCGCTGATACGGTTCTTAAAAGTTTAAACCCAATTGAGTCAGAAATCGACAAGAAGTGGGCTGAAGTGGCCAAACGAAGACTGGCCGAGATTGAATCTGGTGCCGTGAAGTCGATACCAGGGGAAGCTGTTTTTGGTGAAATCTGGAAACGCTTTTCATAATGAAGTACGTTTTCCACCCAGAAGCCCAAAAGGAGTTCGGGCTCGCCATCGATTATTA from the Desulfuromonadaceae bacterium genome contains:
- a CDS encoding addiction module protein, with product MKTEDLLREIESLPVEERARVADTVLKSLNPIESEIDKKWAEVAKRRLAEIESGAVKSIPGEAVFGEIWKRFS